A window of Chitinophagales bacterium contains these coding sequences:
- a CDS encoding outer membrane beta-barrel protein, whose product MLKKSVLTLSFLFFGLYLIAQQAVIKGTVIDKDTRQALSGATVRLTGMPDTTTQYNTVTGKSGEFSFSDIKSLKYRLEITYSGFEKVNTLIEFKNTTLDLGEQSMVRQAKTLGDVTIVSKAPPVKVKNDTTEFAASQFKVNPDANSEDLVKKMPGVTVENGVVKAGGEQVQKVTVDGRDFFGDDAVATLRNLPAEIVDKIQVFDRLSEQAQLTGIDDGNASKSINIVTKTNMRNGQFGRLFAGYGTDNHYLVGGNMSFFKKNMRLSLVGLTNDVNQQNFTEMDLLGVTSSSNRGGFRGGGGGGRGGGGFGGGGGGFLVGQQPGVSRTNSFGLNYNNLWGKNLEVSGSYFFNNRNLGNKEQLSREYILSGDSSQFYDQNTTSTSTNYNHRANMRINWKLDSFNSILFTPSVNFQRYNSNSDVTGVNFQDDMSKISETKNSSRSIRDALNFNNNILYRHSFRKRGRTLSVNLSTGVNNTVGETYTDAFSLYYKGNNNLNDSLQQFTDQDTKGLTLSANISYSEPIGKAGILQFNYNPSYTLNKSNREAYLLEGSTGKYSEFDTLLSNVFENTYVTHRTGVSYRLGDQNKNISFGLDYQDARLKSNQTFPYVATVNRPFTNLLPNAMIRYNFTKSSNIRVFYRSSTNPPSVTQLQEVINNSNPLQVSTGNPNLKQQYSHRLGSRYQFTNTKKGTSFFVNVFGTMTNDYVASATYIAQTDSVLNSSVTLYRGSQLSKPVNLDGQWNMNTFVTWGMPLTFIKTTMNINAGLTYNKTPGLINNVSNTSRSTTYTTGVTFASNISQYVDFTLLYNAAFSNVKNSVQSSANNKYISQSAGLRLNLLTKKGWLLNNDLNNQNYSGLTDGFNQNYWLWNMAVAKKFLKNQKAEIRLSVFDLLNQNQSITRTVTETYIEDVNTQVLQQYFMLTFTLNLKNFGKPATNNNRQMGGGFERGGFGPPPGGGGPGM is encoded by the coding sequence ATGTTGAAAAAATCGGTGCTGACCCTGTCCTTCCTGTTCTTTGGCCTCTATCTCATAGCACAACAGGCAGTTATAAAGGGAACCGTGATCGATAAGGATACCCGTCAGGCTCTTTCCGGGGCTACTGTCCGACTGACAGGCATGCCCGATACCACTACCCAGTATAATACCGTGACCGGGAAATCGGGTGAATTTTCCTTTTCTGACATTAAGTCGTTGAAATACAGGCTCGAAATCACCTATTCTGGATTTGAAAAGGTCAATACACTGATCGAATTCAAGAATACCACCCTTGACCTGGGCGAACAATCCATGGTACGCCAGGCTAAAACCCTTGGCGATGTGACCATTGTTTCCAAAGCCCCGCCGGTCAAAGTGAAAAATGATACGACGGAATTTGCCGCCAGCCAGTTCAAGGTGAACCCGGATGCCAATTCAGAAGATCTGGTAAAGAAAATGCCCGGTGTTACGGTTGAAAACGGGGTGGTGAAAGCCGGAGGAGAACAGGTTCAAAAGGTGACGGTTGACGGTCGTGATTTCTTTGGAGATGATGCGGTGGCCACGTTGCGTAACCTGCCTGCGGAGATCGTAGACAAGATCCAGGTATTTGACCGACTGAGCGAACAGGCTCAATTGACGGGTATCGATGATGGAAATGCCTCCAAGTCGATCAATATAGTTACCAAGACCAATATGCGCAATGGTCAGTTTGGTCGGTTGTTTGCCGGCTATGGTACAGATAACCACTATCTGGTGGGAGGTAACATGAGTTTTTTTAAGAAAAACATGCGTCTCTCTCTCGTAGGACTTACCAATGACGTAAACCAGCAGAATTTTACCGAAATGGATCTTCTGGGTGTAACCAGCAGTTCCAATCGCGGTGGATTCAGAGGCGGTGGTGGTGGTGGTCGCGGCGGTGGTGGTTTTGGTGGCGGTGGTGGTGGTTTTCTGGTGGGACAACAGCCAGGTGTGAGCCGTACCAATTCATTTGGATTAAACTACAATAACCTTTGGGGAAAGAACCTTGAAGTAAGTGGGAGTTATTTTTTCAATAACCGCAACCTGGGAAATAAAGAGCAGTTGTCCAGGGAATATATTCTATCCGGTGATTCCAGTCAGTTCTATGACCAGAACACCACTTCTACCAGTACGAACTACAACCACCGCGCGAATATGCGGATCAACTGGAAGCTGGATTCATTTAACTCCATCCTGTTTACACCATCGGTGAATTTTCAACGATATAATTCAAACAGTGATGTGACCGGTGTGAATTTTCAGGACGACATGAGTAAGATCAGCGAAACCAAAAATAGCAGCCGTTCGATACGTGATGCACTTAACTTCAATAATAATATTTTATATAGACATAGTTTTCGCAAAAGGGGCAGGACCCTTTCTGTGAACCTTTCTACTGGCGTCAATAATACCGTTGGGGAAACCTATACCGATGCCTTCTCCCTCTATTACAAGGGGAACAATAACCTGAATGACTCCTTGCAGCAATTTACCGATCAGGATACAAAAGGGTTGACCCTTTCCGCGAATATCAGTTATTCGGAACCGATCGGAAAAGCCGGAATTCTTCAATTCAATTACAACCCCTCGTACACACTGAATAAATCCAACCGGGAAGCTTATCTGTTAGAAGGTAGTACTGGTAAATACAGTGAGTTTGATACGTTGTTGTCAAACGTATTTGAAAATACCTATGTCACGCACCGCACCGGGGTGAGCTATCGCTTAGGTGATCAAAATAAGAATATCTCTTTCGGGTTGGATTATCAGGATGCCCGGTTGAAAAGCAATCAGACCTTTCCCTATGTGGCTACTGTAAACCGGCCCTTTACAAACCTGTTGCCCAATGCGATGATCCGGTATAATTTTACCAAATCGAGCAATATCCGGGTGTTTTACCGGAGTTCTACCAATCCTCCTTCGGTGACCCAGTTACAGGAGGTGATCAATAACAGTAATCCGCTACAGGTTAGTACCGGTAACCCCAACCTGAAACAACAGTATAGCCACCGTTTGGGAAGCCGTTACCAATTCACCAATACCAAGAAGGGGACCAGCTTTTTTGTCAACGTGTTTGGAACCATGACCAATGATTATGTTGCGTCCGCCACATATATCGCCCAAACCGATTCAGTGCTCAATTCGAGTGTAACCTTGTACAGAGGATCGCAGTTGTCCAAACCCGTTAATCTGGATGGACAATGGAACATGAACACCTTTGTAACCTGGGGCATGCCACTGACCTTTATTAAAACCACCATGAACATCAATGCCGGGTTGACCTACAATAAAACACCCGGGTTGATCAATAATGTGAGCAACACTTCCCGTTCGACGACATACACCACCGGGGTAACTTTTGCCAGTAATATCAGTCAGTATGTTGACTTTACCCTGCTGTACAATGCCGCCTTTAGCAATGTAAAGAACTCGGTACAATCTTCTGCGAATAACAAATACATTTCCCAATCAGCGGGCCTGCGTTTGAACCTGCTGACCAAGAAAGGGTGGCTGTTGAATAATGACCTTAATAATCAGAATTATTCCGGGCTTACCGATGGCTTTAATCAGAACTACTGGTTGTGGAATATGGCTGTGGCCAAAAAATTCTTAAAGAACCAGAAAGCAGAAATAAGACTTTCCGTGTTTGATCTGCTGAACCAGAATCAATCCATTACCCGTACGGTAACGGAGACCTATATTGAAGACGTGAATACACAGGTATTGCAGCAATATTTCATGCTGACCTTTACCTTGAACCTGAAGAATTTTGGAAAACCTGCTACGAATAATAACAGGCAAATGGGTGGAGGTTTTGAGCGGGGTGGATTTGGCCCTCCTCCGGGTGGGGGTGGACCAGGCATGTAA
- a CDS encoding DUF5606 domain-containing protein, translating to MEYSKIVAVTGLPGLFELLASKGDGAIVRSLDDSKAKFVSGRIHNFSHLESIEIFTVQDNVNLVDIFAAMDKAGTTLPDTKDSGAVKKYFEKVYPDMDFERVYASDMKKMVKWFEILKEHKIEIKLREEEPEAPAPAPEVAVEEEKPKKTARKPAAKKEKEEKEEEAPKKKAAKKK from the coding sequence ATGGAATACAGCAAGATCGTTGCAGTAACTGGACTACCCGGACTATTTGAATTACTGGCCAGCAAAGGAGACGGGGCCATTGTTCGTTCACTGGACGACAGCAAAGCCAAATTCGTATCCGGACGCATTCACAACTTCTCTCACCTGGAAAGCATTGAAATTTTTACTGTTCAGGATAATGTGAACCTCGTGGACATTTTCGCCGCTATGGACAAAGCAGGCACCACACTCCCCGATACAAAGGATAGTGGGGCCGTTAAAAAGTATTTTGAAAAAGTATATCCCGATATGGATTTTGAAAGGGTCTATGCCAGTGATATGAAGAAGATGGTAAAATGGTTTGAGATCCTGAAAGAACATAAGATCGAGATCAAACTCCGCGAAGAAGAGCCTGAAGCTCCTGCGCCAGCGCCTGAAGTAGCCGTAGAAGAGGAGAAACCTAAGAAAACAGCCAGGAAACCTGCCGCCAAAAAAGAAAAGGAAGAAAAAGAAGAAGAGGCCCCCAAGAAAAAGGCAGCCAAGAAGAAATAA